In Brachypodium distachyon strain Bd21 chromosome 2, Brachypodium_distachyon_v3.0, whole genome shotgun sequence, one genomic interval encodes:
- the LOC100826849 gene encoding photosystem I reaction center subunit VI, chloroplastic, translating to MVSLVAVQPSAAVKGLAGSSMSGRKLAATARPSSLCRSTRRPARGVAVQAKYGEKSVYFDLDDIGNTTGQWDLYGSDAPSPYNGLQSKFFQTFAAPFTKRGLLLKFLLLGGGSLIAYLGATTSPDLLPIKKGPQLPPTPGPRGKI from the exons ATGGTGTCGCTCGTCGCCGTCCAGCCGTCGGCCGCCGTGAAGGGCCTGGCCGGCAGTTCCATGTCCGGCCGCaagctcgccgccaccgcccggcCGTCCTCCCTCTGCCGCTCCACCCGCAG GCCTGCACGAGGCGTCGCGGTGCAGGCGAAGTACGGGGAGAAGAGCGTGTACTTCGACCTGGACGACATCGGCAACACGACGGGGCAGTGGGACCTGTACGGGTCCGACGCGCCGTCCCCTTACAACGGGCTGCAGAGCAAGTTCTTCCAGACCTTCGCGGCGCCATTCACCAAGCGCGGCCTGCTGCTCAAGTtcctgctcctcggcggcgggtCCCTGATCGCCTACCTCGGCGCCACCACGTCGCCGGACCTGCTGCCCATCaagaaggggccgcagcttCCCCCCACCCCCGGCCCACGCGGCAAGATCTGA